GAGGATACGCATGCGGCGTCCATCCACGTGCGCGGCGGTGTGATCGTCGGCGTCGGCGCGTACGACGACGTGCCGCCCGCGCGCGAGGTGGTGGACGCGGGCGACGACGTGGTGATGCCCGGGCTGGTGGACACGCACGTCCACGTGAACGAGCCCGGCCGCACCGAGTGGGAAGGCTGGGAGACGGCCACGCGCGCCGCGGCCGCGGGCGGCGTGACGACCATCGTGGACATGCCGCTGAACAGCGTGCCCGCCACGACGTCCGTCGACGGGCTGCGCGCGAAGGTCGCGGCGACGGAGGGGCGCACGAGCGTCGACGTCGGCTTCTGGGGCGGCGTCGTCCCCGGCAACGCGGGCGAGTTGGGGGCGCTGTTGGACGCCGGTGTACTCGGCTTCAAGTGCTTCCTCGTGCACTCCGGCGTGGACGAGTTCCCGGGCGTGGACGAGGCCGACCTGCGCCTGGCGATGCCCATCCTCGCCGCCCGCAACGCCGTCCTCCTCGTCCACGCGGAGCTGCCGGGCCCCATCGACGCCGCCACGGCCGCGCTGGGGGATGCGGACCCGCGCATCTACGCCACCTACCTGCGCTCCCGCCCTCCATCCGCCGAGACGGAGGCGGTCGAGCTCGTCCTGCGCCTGGCGCGGGAGACGGGCTGCCGGGTGCACGTCGTCCATCTCGCCGCGGCGGAAGCGGTGCCGGCGCTGCGAGCTGCCCGCGCCGAAGGACTTCCCGTCACGGTGGAGACCTGCCCGCACTACCTCCGCTTCGACGCGGAGGAGGTCGCGGACGGCGCGACGGAGCTGAAGTGCGCGCCGCCCATCCGCGGCGAGACCAACCGCGAGCACCTGTGGGACGCGCTCGCCGAGGGCGTGATCGACCTGATCGCGACCGACCACTCGCCCTGCCCGCCCGCGATGAAGCTGCTGGACGAGGGCGACTTCCTGCGCGCCTGGGGCGGCATCGCCTCGCTCCAGCTCTCGCTGCCGGCGGTGTGGACCGAGGCGCGGACGCGCGGCCACACCTTCCGCCAGCTCGCGCAGTGGATGTGCGCCGCGCCCGCGCGCCTGGCCGGGCTGGAGCATCGGAAAGGCTCCATCGCCCTGGGCCGCGACGCGGACATCGTCATCTGGAACCCGGATGCGGAGTTCGTGGTGGACCCCGCGCGCCTGCACCACCGGCACCCGGTCACGCCGTACGCAGGGGCGATCCTCGCGGGCGCGGTCCGCGCGACTTACCTTCGCGGCATGCGCATCTTCGGTGAGGGCCGCGTGGGCGCGGCGGCGGCGGGCAGGCTCATCCTGGGAACGGACCGATGAACGACTTCACGCGGCTGGTGGACCTGGCGGCCGAGCGGCTGGGCGGCGCGGTGCCGCTGGCGAACGACGAGTTCTTCGCCCCGCGCGAGAGCCTGCTGCGCGCTCAAGCGCCGGAGTGGCGCGAGGGCGAGTACACGGACCGCGGCAAGTGGATGGATGGCTGGGAGACGCGCCGCCGCCGCACGCCCGGCCACGACTGGTGCATCGTCCGCCTCGGCATGCCCGGCGTGATCCACGGCTTCGACGTCAACACCGCCTTCTTCACCGGAAACTACCCCGAGCACTGCTCCATCGAGGCCTGCGCGGTAGATGGCCAGCCGGACCCCGCCGCCCTCGCCGCGGACGACTCGCTTTGGACGGAGATCCTGCCGAAATCCGCCCTCCAGGGCGACTCGCAGAACCTCTTCCCCGTCGCCTCGCGCGAGCGGTGGACGCACCTCCGCTTCCACATCTACCCGGACGGCGGCGTGGCGCGGCTGCGCGTGCACGGTGACGTCGCGCCGGACTGGCGGCGCCTCGCGGCGCGCGGCGGCGAGGTGGACCTCGCGGCGATGGAGAACGGCGGGCTCGTCCTCCGCTGCAGCGACATGCACTACGGCAACCCGGCGAACATGACGCTCCCCGGCCGCTCCACGCACATGGGCGACGGGTGGGAGACGAAGCGCCGCCGCGGCCCCGGCCACGACTGGAGCATCGTCCGGCTGGGCGCGCCGGGCACCGTGCGCCGCATCGAGATCGACACCGACCACTTCAAGGGCAACGCACCCGGAAGCTGCTCGGTCGAGGCGATTCACGCCCCCGGCGCCACCGCCGAAGAGCTGAGCGAGC
The genomic region above belongs to Longimicrobiaceae bacterium and contains:
- the allB gene encoding allantoinase AllB, which encodes EDTHAASIHVRGGVIVGVGAYDDVPPAREVVDAGDDVVMPGLVDTHVHVNEPGRTEWEGWETATRAAAAGGVTTIVDMPLNSVPATTSVDGLRAKVAATEGRTSVDVGFWGGVVPGNAGELGALLDAGVLGFKCFLVHSGVDEFPGVDEADLRLAMPILAARNAVLLVHAELPGPIDAATAALGDADPRIYATYLRSRPPSAETEAVELVLRLARETGCRVHVVHLAAAEAVPALRAARAEGLPVTVETCPHYLRFDAEEVADGATELKCAPPIRGETNREHLWDALAEGVIDLIATDHSPCPPAMKLLDEGDFLRAWGGIASLQLSLPAVWTEARTRGHTFRQLAQWMCAAPARLAGLEHRKGSIALGRDADIVIWNPDAEFVVDPARLHHRHPVTPYAGAILAGAVRATYLRGMRIFGEGRVGAAAAGRLILGTDR
- the alc gene encoding allantoicase; translated protein: MNDFTRLVDLAAERLGGAVPLANDEFFAPRESLLRAQAPEWREGEYTDRGKWMDGWETRRRRTPGHDWCIVRLGMPGVIHGFDVNTAFFTGNYPEHCSIEACAVDGQPDPAALAADDSLWTEILPKSALQGDSQNLFPVASRERWTHLRFHIYPDGGVARLRVHGDVAPDWRRLAARGGEVDLAAMENGGLVLRCSDMHYGNPANMTLPGRSTHMGDGWETKRRRGPGHDWSIVRLGAPGTVRRIEIDTDHFKGNAPGSCSVEAIHAPGATAEELSELSRPWTPLLERTDLQPHTRHRFEDEVAALPPVTHVRINIYPDGGIARFRVLGTPELGG